From one Amycolatopsis sp. FDAARGOS 1241 genomic stretch:
- a CDS encoding NAD(P)-dependent oxidoreductase, whose translation MRVLLTGHTGYLGTVMAPELEEAGHDVVGLDSGLFAGCLLGPAPKDPPSIDVDLRDLRPEHLEGYDAVVHLAALSNDPLGSLAPELTYDINHHASVRLAELAKDAGVGRYLYASTCSVYGASGGGGLVDEDAPLRPVTPYAESKVRVEEEVSKLADDTFTPVYMRNATAFGFSPRLRADIVLNNLVGHAYLSGEVLVLSDGTPWRPLVHAKDIARAFTAALEAPREAVHNRAFNIGTERNNVTVAEIAQEVVDAVPGSKLRITGEAGADPRSYRVDFSRFREAIPGFDCEWGVKDGALQLIDAYRDYELTKAQFERRFTRLNWLSDRQADGSVDETLRRH comes from the coding sequence ATGCGGGTGTTGCTGACCGGGCACACGGGTTATCTGGGCACGGTGATGGCGCCGGAGCTCGAGGAGGCCGGGCACGACGTCGTCGGCCTCGACTCCGGGCTGTTCGCGGGGTGCCTGCTGGGCCCGGCCCCGAAGGACCCGCCCTCGATCGACGTGGACCTGCGCGACCTGCGCCCCGAGCACCTCGAGGGCTACGACGCGGTGGTCCACCTGGCCGCGCTGTCCAACGACCCGCTGGGCTCGCTGGCGCCGGAACTCACCTACGACATCAACCACCACGCGTCGGTGCGGCTGGCCGAGCTGGCCAAGGACGCGGGCGTCGGCCGGTACCTGTATGCGTCGACGTGCTCGGTCTACGGTGCCTCGGGCGGCGGCGGGCTCGTCGACGAGGACGCGCCGCTGCGGCCGGTGACGCCGTACGCCGAGTCGAAGGTGCGGGTGGAGGAAGAGGTTTCGAAGCTCGCCGACGACACCTTCACACCGGTGTACATGCGCAACGCCACCGCGTTCGGCTTCTCGCCGCGGCTGCGCGCCGACATCGTGCTGAACAACCTCGTCGGCCACGCGTACCTCTCCGGCGAGGTGCTGGTGCTGTCGGACGGCACGCCGTGGCGGCCGCTCGTGCACGCCAAGGACATCGCCCGCGCCTTCACCGCCGCGCTCGAAGCGCCGCGCGAGGCCGTGCACAACCGCGCGTTCAACATCGGCACCGAGCGCAACAACGTGACGGTCGCGGAGATCGCGCAGGAGGTCGTGGACGCCGTGCCCGGCTCGAAGCTGCGCATCACCGGCGAAGCCGGGGCCGACCCGCGCTCGTACCGCGTGGACTTCTCCCGCTTCCGCGAGGCGATCCCGGGCTTCGACTGCGAGTGGGGTGTGAAGGACGGCGCGCTGCAGCTGATCGACGCCTACCGCGACTACGAGCTCACCAAGGCGCAGTTCGAGCGCCGCTTCACCCGGCTCAACTGGCTGTCCGACCGCCAGGCCGACGGCTCCGTCGACGAGACGCTGCGGCGCCACTGA
- a CDS encoding DUF4910 domain-containing protein, with product MLTGGEMHALVERMYPLCRSITGDGVRATLAIVGEHLGLQQHEVPTGTQVLDWTVPQEWNVRDAYVADSSGRRVIDFRESNLHLVGYSVPVDETMSLAELRGHLHTLPESPSWIPYRTSYYSPTWGFCLAQDVLDALPEGDYHVKIDSTLADGSLTYAEHVVPGEVSDEVIVSCHVCHPSLANDNLAGIAVAVSLAQALAETGKPHYTYRFLFMPGTIGAITWLARGSERVDRVKHGVVLACAGDRGSLTYKRSRRGDADIDRVMAYVLKDKPHEIREFSPYGYDERQFCSPGFNLGVGSLTRTPYAGYPEYHTSADNPGFVSPEAMEDTLATLRTAFSVLDRNRRYVNLSPYGEPQLGKRGLYDSLGGRSDAKAAQMAMLWVLSYSDGEHSLLDIAERADLPFDAVVTAARALQVAGLLKE from the coding sequence ATGCTCACGGGGGGCGAGATGCACGCGCTGGTGGAGCGGATGTACCCGCTCTGCCGGAGCATCACGGGCGACGGGGTCCGGGCCACGCTCGCGATCGTCGGGGAGCACCTCGGGCTGCAGCAGCACGAGGTGCCGACCGGCACGCAGGTGCTGGACTGGACCGTGCCGCAGGAGTGGAACGTCCGCGACGCCTACGTCGCGGATTCGTCCGGCCGGCGCGTGATCGACTTCCGGGAGTCGAACCTGCACCTGGTCGGCTACTCCGTACCGGTCGACGAGACGATGAGCCTCGCCGAGCTGCGGGGGCACCTGCACACGCTGCCGGAAAGCCCGTCGTGGATCCCGTACCGCACCAGCTACTACTCGCCCACCTGGGGTTTCTGCCTCGCGCAGGACGTGCTCGACGCCCTGCCCGAGGGCGACTACCACGTGAAGATCGATTCGACGCTGGCCGACGGCTCGCTCACCTACGCCGAGCACGTGGTGCCCGGCGAGGTGAGCGACGAGGTCATCGTGTCGTGCCACGTGTGCCACCCGTCGCTGGCCAACGACAACCTCGCCGGCATCGCGGTGGCCGTGTCGCTCGCGCAGGCGCTGGCCGAAACCGGCAAACCGCACTACACGTACCGGTTCCTCTTCATGCCCGGCACGATCGGCGCGATCACCTGGCTCGCCCGGGGGTCCGAACGCGTCGACCGTGTGAAGCACGGCGTGGTGCTGGCGTGCGCCGGCGACCGCGGTTCGCTGACGTACAAGCGCAGCCGCCGCGGTGACGCCGACATCGACCGCGTGATGGCATACGTGCTGAAGGACAAGCCGCACGAGATCCGCGAGTTCTCGCCCTACGGCTACGACGAGCGGCAGTTCTGCTCCCCCGGCTTCAACCTCGGCGTCGGCTCGCTCACGCGCACGCCGTACGCGGGCTATCCGGAGTACCACACGTCGGCGGACAACCCGGGCTTCGTCTCGCCCGAGGCGATGGAAGACACGCTCGCCACGCTGCGCACCGCGTTCTCCGTGCTCGACCGCAACCGCCGCTACGTGAACCTCAGCCCCTACGGCGAACCGCAGCTGGGCAAGCGCGGCCTGTACGACTCGCTCGGCGGCCGCAGCGACGCCAAGGCAGCGCAGATGGCGATGCTGTGGGTGCTCAGCTACTCCGACGGCGAGCACAGCCTGCTGGACATCGCCGAGCGTGCGGACCTCCCCTTCGACGCCGTGGTCACCGCGGCCCGGGCCCTGCAGGTCGCGGGCCTGCTCAAGGAGTGA
- a CDS encoding glycosyltransferase family A protein has protein sequence MSAVPRLTIGLPVYNGEEFLGEALDALLGQTYEDFELIISDNASADATEEICRQYAGKDARIRYVRQARNIGATPNHNVLLDLARGELFKWASHDDLYGRELIAKCVEALDERPDVIVAHSHQAIIDGDGAVTVPLEYVHKTDSPRPSVRFKSLLFEPGGDDFYGVMRTDVLRRVTPMDSYHHADRTYVAELALHGPFYQVPELLYFRRDHPDRAERANPSKRSRCANLDPKRGNPITNPTARLLAEYVWGFVHGIRTAPLSSHERRACYLALVEWFTSRARPGGGGERVEDRAPVEAGELSLTVDLVVAGRERRIS, from the coding sequence ATGAGCGCGGTTCCCCGGCTGACCATCGGTCTGCCCGTGTACAACGGCGAGGAGTTCCTGGGCGAGGCGCTCGACGCGCTGCTCGGCCAGACCTACGAGGACTTCGAGCTGATCATCTCCGACAACGCCTCGGCCGACGCGACCGAGGAGATCTGCCGCCAGTACGCGGGCAAGGACGCGCGGATCCGGTACGTGCGCCAGGCCCGCAACATCGGCGCGACGCCCAACCACAACGTCCTGCTCGACCTGGCGCGCGGCGAGCTGTTCAAGTGGGCCTCGCACGACGACCTCTACGGGCGCGAGCTGATCGCCAAGTGCGTCGAGGCGCTCGACGAGCGGCCCGACGTGATCGTGGCGCATTCGCACCAGGCGATCATCGACGGCGACGGCGCGGTGACCGTGCCGCTCGAGTACGTGCACAAGACCGACTCACCCCGGCCGTCGGTGCGGTTCAAGAGCCTGTTGTTCGAACCCGGTGGCGACGACTTCTACGGGGTGATGCGCACCGACGTGCTGCGCCGCGTCACGCCGATGGACAGCTACCACCACGCGGACCGCACGTACGTCGCCGAGCTGGCGCTGCACGGGCCGTTCTACCAGGTACCGGAGCTGCTGTACTTCCGCCGCGACCACCCGGACCGCGCGGAGCGCGCGAACCCGAGCAAACGGTCGCGGTGCGCGAACCTCGACCCCAAGCGCGGCAACCCGATCACGAACCCGACAGCTCGGCTGCTGGCCGAGTACGTGTGGGGTTTCGTGCACGGCATCCGCACCGCACCGCTGTCGTCGCACGAGCGCCGGGCCTGCTACCTGGCGCTGGTGGAGTGGTTCACGAGCCGGGCGCGGCCGGGCGGTGGGGGCGAGCGCGTGGAGGACCGCGCGCCCGTCGAGGCCGGCGAGCTGTCACTGACCGTCGACCTGGTCGTCGCCGGCCGCGAACGGCGGATTTCGTGA
- a CDS encoding polysaccharide pyruvyl transferase family protein, whose protein sequence is MTTRVGVFGLLGSGNLGNDGSLEAVLGFLRAEHPDATVSAFCGGPDVVRARYGIPATRLNWNSDEYRTASGVRSIATKAFGKLVDVVRTASWVRRQHVVIVPGMGVLEATLPLRPWGFPYALFLLSLLGRLFGTKVALVSVGADRISVPATRLLVRSAARFAAYRSYRDELSRSAMADMGVRTAGDGVYPDLAFALPTPAANEDPRAVGVGLMAYYGGNDDRARGEEIHRSYVDSMTEFVRHLVAHDRPVRLFIGDRADLAVVDEIVAAVDSPLITAEPPGDLDSLMRAMAGVGSVVATRYHNVLCALKAGKPTLAIGYAKKNDVLMTEMGLGEFCQEARAIDVPRLIAQFEDLERRGPELKATLAERNDEHKQQLKSQFNLLSATLFPPEFSTEVR, encoded by the coding sequence GTGACCACCCGGGTCGGTGTGTTCGGGTTGCTCGGCTCGGGCAACCTCGGCAACGACGGTTCGCTGGAAGCGGTGCTCGGGTTCCTGCGAGCCGAGCACCCCGACGCCACGGTGTCCGCGTTCTGCGGCGGCCCGGACGTGGTCCGGGCGCGCTACGGGATCCCGGCGACGCGGCTGAACTGGAACAGCGACGAGTACCGCACGGCGTCCGGGGTGCGGTCGATCGCCACCAAGGCGTTCGGGAAGCTCGTCGACGTGGTGCGGACGGCGTCGTGGGTGCGCCGTCAGCACGTGGTGATCGTGCCGGGCATGGGTGTGCTCGAAGCGACGCTTCCGTTGCGGCCGTGGGGTTTCCCGTACGCCCTGTTCCTGCTTTCGCTGCTGGGCCGGCTGTTCGGGACGAAGGTGGCGCTGGTCAGCGTGGGAGCGGATCGGATCAGCGTGCCGGCCACCCGGCTGCTGGTGCGGTCGGCGGCGCGGTTCGCGGCGTACCGGTCCTACCGCGACGAGCTGTCGCGCTCGGCCATGGCGGACATGGGCGTGCGCACGGCCGGCGACGGCGTGTACCCGGACCTGGCGTTCGCGCTGCCGACCCCGGCCGCGAACGAAGACCCGCGCGCGGTCGGCGTCGGTCTGATGGCCTACTACGGCGGCAACGACGACCGCGCGCGCGGCGAGGAGATCCACCGGTCCTATGTGGACTCGATGACGGAGTTCGTGCGGCACCTCGTCGCGCACGACCGGCCGGTGCGCCTGTTCATCGGCGACCGGGCCGACCTCGCGGTGGTGGACGAGATCGTGGCTGCGGTGGATTCGCCGCTGATCACGGCAGAGCCACCGGGTGACCTCGATTCGCTGATGCGGGCGATGGCGGGCGTCGGCTCGGTCGTCGCGACGCGTTACCACAACGTGCTGTGCGCGTTGAAGGCCGGGAAACCGACGCTCGCCATCGGGTACGCGAAGAAGAACGACGTGCTGATGACCGAGATGGGGCTCGGCGAGTTCTGCCAGGAGGCGCGTGCGATCGACGTGCCGCGGCTGATCGCGCAGTTCGAGGATCTGGAACGGCGCGGACCCGAACTCAAGGCCACGCTGGCCGAGCGCAACGACGAACACAAGCAACAGCTGAAATCGCAGTTCAACCTTCTTTCGGCGACCCTCTTCCCCCCGGAGTTCTCCACGGAGGTCCGATGA
- the rfbC gene encoding dTDP-4-dehydrorhamnose 3,5-epimerase — protein MKAIPVPAIAGLYLFQPTPHRDERGFFSRTFDAGVARSVGLDPDAFLQDSVSRSVRGVLRGLHLRSGAGEAKLVRCSFGEVFDVVVDLRPDSPTFRAVETFRLSGDTQVSIYIPAGCAHGFQALSDIADVSYRIDRVHNPDEDVTIAYNDPELAIPWPLTPTLLSERDKTAPSLAEVLPT, from the coding sequence ATGAAAGCCATTCCCGTACCGGCCATCGCCGGCCTGTACCTGTTCCAGCCCACCCCGCACCGCGACGAGCGCGGGTTCTTCTCGCGCACGTTCGACGCCGGCGTCGCGCGGTCCGTCGGCCTCGATCCGGACGCTTTCCTGCAGGACAGCGTGTCGCGTTCGGTGCGCGGGGTGCTGCGCGGGCTGCACCTGCGATCCGGTGCGGGCGAAGCGAAACTCGTGCGCTGCTCGTTCGGGGAGGTGTTCGACGTGGTCGTGGACCTCCGCCCGGATTCGCCGACTTTCCGGGCCGTGGAAACGTTCCGGCTTTCCGGCGACACCCAGGTCAGCATTTACATTCCCGCAGGCTGCGCGCACGGATTTCAAGCACTTTCCGATATCGCTGACGTCTCGTATCGCATCGACCGGGTGCACAATCCGGACGAAGACGTCACAATCGCCTACAACGACCCCGAACTCGCGATTCCGTGGCCGCTGACGCCCACGCTACTGTCCGAACGCGACAAGACCGCTCCCTCGCTCGCCGAGGTGCTGCCGACCTAG
- a CDS encoding glutamate-1-semialdehyde 2,1-aminomutase codes for MDLPRSRAANERLHRVIPGGAHTYAKGEDQYPQDLAPVISHGRGAHVWDVDGNEYIEYGSGLRAVSLGHGHPRVVEAVRREIERGSNFARPSIVEAEAAERFLETVPTAEMVKFTKNGSDATTAAVRLARAVTGRPLVALCADHAFFSTDDWFIGTTAMSAGIPGQITDLTVRFPYGGLAATEALLQQHDGQIACLILEAATQQDPPEGYLAGLRDLAHRYGALLVFDEMITGFRFSEHGAQGLYGVTPDLSTFGKALGNGFAVSALAGKREYLELGGLRDTRDRVFLLSTTHGAETHSLAAAMAVMDTYEAEDVTARLHSLGARLAEGVREVAAAHDVADHVVVRGRDCNLVFGTLDEAGKPSQDYRTLFLRQLVTGGVLGPSFVVSAALSEDDIDRTVEVVAQACVVYRKALHAGDPSPWLGGRPVKPVFRRKA; via the coding sequence ATGGACCTGCCGCGATCCCGAGCCGCGAACGAGCGCCTGCACCGGGTGATCCCGGGTGGTGCGCACACCTACGCGAAGGGCGAGGACCAGTACCCGCAGGACCTCGCTCCGGTGATCTCCCACGGGCGCGGCGCGCACGTGTGGGACGTCGACGGCAACGAGTACATCGAGTACGGCTCGGGATTGCGGGCGGTGAGCCTCGGGCACGGGCATCCGCGCGTCGTCGAGGCGGTGCGGCGGGAGATCGAACGGGGCAGCAACTTCGCGCGTCCGTCCATCGTGGAGGCCGAAGCGGCGGAGCGGTTCCTCGAAACCGTGCCGACGGCCGAGATGGTGAAGTTCACGAAGAACGGCTCCGACGCGACGACGGCCGCCGTGCGGCTCGCGCGCGCGGTCACGGGCCGGCCGCTGGTCGCGCTCTGCGCCGACCACGCGTTCTTCTCGACGGACGACTGGTTCATCGGCACCACCGCCATGTCGGCGGGTATCCCGGGGCAGATCACGGACTTGACCGTGCGCTTCCCGTACGGCGGCCTCGCGGCCACCGAAGCGCTGCTGCAGCAGCACGACGGGCAGATCGCCTGCCTGATTCTGGAAGCGGCGACCCAGCAGGACCCGCCGGAGGGCTACCTCGCCGGGCTCCGCGACCTCGCCCACCGCTACGGTGCGCTGCTGGTGTTCGACGAGATGATCACCGGTTTCCGCTTCTCCGAGCACGGCGCGCAGGGCCTCTACGGAGTCACGCCGGACCTCTCGACGTTCGGCAAGGCCCTCGGCAACGGCTTCGCCGTCTCGGCGCTGGCCGGCAAGCGCGAGTACCTGGAGCTCGGCGGCCTGCGCGACACGCGTGACCGCGTCTTCCTGCTCTCGACCACGCACGGCGCCGAGACGCACTCGCTGGCCGCCGCGATGGCGGTCATGGACACCTACGAGGCCGAGGACGTCACGGCCCGGCTGCACTCGCTGGGCGCGCGTCTGGCCGAGGGCGTGCGCGAAGTCGCCGCGGCGCACGACGTGGCCGACCACGTCGTCGTCCGGGGCCGCGACTGCAACCTGGTGTTCGGCACGCTGGACGAGGCGGGCAAGCCCTCGCAGGACTACCGGACGCTGTTCCTGCGCCAGCTCGTGACGGGCGGGGTGCTGGGCCCGTCGTTCGTGGTCAGCGCCGCACTGTCCGAGGACGACATCGACCGCACGGTGGAGGTCGTCGCGCAGGCCTGCGTGGTCTACCGCAAGGCGCTGCACGCGGGCGACCCGTCGCCGTGGCTGGGCGGGCGGCCGGTGAAGCCGGTGTTCCGCCGCAAGGCCTGA
- a CDS encoding cyclopropane-fatty-acyl-phospholipid synthase family protein yields MPDDSALVRRSAMRWNAPLDERHAALLLERLDVTGGTVADLGAGWGELLIRAVEGTAARGIAVDTDEVALERGRRAARDRGAAVEFVEQDAASWRGPADRAICIGASHAFGGTRQALAALAGVTGRLLYGDGCWEGEPTPAAEAIFGDEVLALPNLLEACRETGWRVLHLSTADQREWDDFESTSRAGRLNWLLAHPRDPRAAETRDWLDTREREYVTAYRGVLGFAYLVLVR; encoded by the coding sequence GTGCCTGACGACTCCGCCCTCGTGCGCCGGTCCGCCATGCGCTGGAACGCGCCGCTCGACGAGCGGCACGCGGCGCTGCTGCTCGAACGCCTCGACGTCACCGGCGGCACCGTCGCCGACCTCGGCGCGGGGTGGGGGGAGCTGCTGATCCGCGCGGTCGAGGGCACGGCGGCGCGGGGCATCGCCGTCGACACCGACGAGGTCGCGCTGGAACGCGGCCGGCGTGCGGCGCGCGACCGTGGCGCGGCCGTGGAGTTCGTCGAGCAGGACGCCGCGAGCTGGCGCGGCCCGGCCGACCGCGCGATCTGCATCGGCGCGTCCCACGCGTTCGGCGGCACGCGCCAGGCCCTCGCCGCGCTCGCCGGCGTCACCGGCCGCCTGCTCTACGGCGACGGGTGCTGGGAAGGCGAACCCACCCCCGCGGCGGAGGCGATCTTCGGCGACGAGGTCCTCGCGTTGCCCAATCTGCTTGAAGCGTGCCGCGAAACCGGCTGGCGCGTGCTGCACCTGAGCACCGCCGACCAGCGCGAGTGGGACGACTTCGAATCGACCTCCCGCGCCGGCCGGCTGAACTGGCTGCTGGCCCACCCCCGCGACCCGCGGGCCGCGGAAACGCGCGACTGGCTCGACACCCGCGAGCGCGAGTACGTCACCGCGTACCGGGGTGTGCTCGGGTTCGCCTACCTGGTGCTCGTGCGGTAG